In the genome of Rhizobium rhizogenes, one region contains:
- the denD gene encoding D-erythronate dehydrogenase, whose amino-acid sequence MHIAIIGAAGMVGRKLTQRLVKDGSLGGKPIEKFTLIDVFQPEAPAGFAGAVDARAADLSAPGEAEKLVEARPDAIFHLAAIVSGEAELDFDKGYRINLDGTRYLFDAIRIANGKDGYKPRVVFTSSIAVFGAPLPYPIPDEFHTTPLTSYGTQKAICELLLSDYSRRGFFDGIGIRLPTICIRPGKPNAAASGFFSNILREPLVGQEAVLPVPESIRHWHASPRSAVGFLIHGATIDVEKVGPRRNLSMPGLSATVGEQIEALRKVAGEKAVSLIRREPNEMIMRMCEGWAPGFEAKRARELGFTAESSFEEIIQVHIEDELGGSLK is encoded by the coding sequence ATGCATATCGCAATCATCGGCGCCGCAGGTATGGTTGGCCGCAAGCTGACGCAGCGTCTCGTGAAAGATGGATCGCTGGGTGGCAAGCCGATCGAGAAATTCACGCTTATCGACGTGTTCCAGCCCGAAGCGCCCGCCGGTTTTGCCGGTGCGGTCGATGCGCGCGCGGCTGATCTCTCCGCTCCGGGTGAAGCTGAAAAGCTGGTGGAGGCCCGTCCGGATGCCATCTTCCATCTCGCCGCCATCGTCTCCGGTGAAGCCGAACTCGATTTTGACAAGGGCTACCGTATCAATCTCGACGGCACCCGTTATCTCTTCGACGCCATCCGCATTGCCAACGGTAAGGACGGTTACAAGCCGCGCGTGGTCTTCACCTCGTCGATTGCCGTGTTTGGCGCGCCGCTTCCCTATCCGATCCCGGATGAATTCCACACCACGCCGCTGACAAGCTATGGCACGCAGAAGGCGATCTGCGAATTGCTGTTGTCCGATTACAGCCGTCGCGGGTTCTTCGACGGTATCGGCATCCGTCTTCCCACCATCTGCATTCGCCCCGGCAAGCCAAATGCGGCTGCCTCCGGCTTCTTCTCCAATATTCTGCGCGAGCCGCTGGTCGGCCAGGAAGCGGTTCTTCCTGTACCGGAAAGCATTCGCCACTGGCATGCCTCCCCGCGCTCCGCCGTCGGTTTCCTCATTCATGGTGCGACGATCGACGTCGAAAAGGTCGGCCCGCGCCGCAACCTGTCGATGCCCGGCCTCAGCGCCACTGTTGGTGAGCAGATCGAAGCGCTGCGCAAGGTGGCTGGCGAAAAGGCCGTCTCCCTCATCCGCCGCGAGCCGAATGAGATGATCATGCGCATGTGCGAGGGCTGGGCACCCGGTTTTGAAGCGAAGCGCGCCCGCGAGCTGGGCTTCACCGCCGAAAGCTCTTTCGAAGAGATCATTCAGGTTCATATCGAGGACGAACTGGGAGGTTCACTGAAATGA
- a CDS encoding threonine/serine dehydratase produces the protein MTDILMIEAARQRIGNHAVRTPLLSSPFLDEIAGRKLFVKAECLQRTGSFKFRGGWSAVSGLPAEVRAKGVIAFSSGNHAQGVALAARLHGVPAVIIMPSDAPKIKIDNTRAYGAEVVLYDRVNEDRDAIGDRLSRERGLTLIRPFDEPLVIAGQGTVGLEIAEQGAELGIGAAEVLVPCGGGGLTSGISLALAAKAPAYKVRTAEPEHFDDVARSLASGKIERNVSTSGSICDAIITPQPGNITFPILAKLCGKGVAVTDEEALRAMVLAFNRLKIVIEPGGAVALAAALFHGRELESDTVIAVASGGNVDPAIMADALSRFG, from the coding sequence ATGACAGATATTTTAATGATAGAGGCCGCGCGCCAGCGTATCGGCAACCATGCGGTGCGGACACCATTGCTGTCGTCACCTTTTCTGGACGAAATTGCCGGACGAAAGCTGTTCGTGAAGGCTGAATGTCTGCAAAGAACGGGTTCCTTCAAGTTTCGCGGCGGCTGGTCGGCCGTGTCCGGCCTGCCGGCGGAGGTGCGCGCCAAGGGTGTCATCGCCTTTTCCTCCGGCAACCATGCGCAGGGCGTGGCGCTCGCCGCCCGCCTGCATGGCGTTCCCGCTGTCATCATCATGCCGTCGGATGCGCCGAAGATCAAAATCGACAATACCCGTGCCTATGGCGCAGAGGTGGTGCTTTATGACCGGGTGAACGAAGATCGCGACGCCATCGGTGATCGCCTGTCGCGCGAACGCGGACTGACGCTGATCAGGCCCTTCGACGAGCCGCTTGTCATTGCAGGACAGGGGACCGTGGGGCTTGAGATTGCCGAACAGGGGGCGGAACTGGGGATTGGCGCGGCCGAGGTTCTCGTGCCCTGCGGGGGCGGCGGCCTTACATCCGGCATCTCGCTCGCACTTGCCGCGAAGGCGCCGGCCTACAAAGTCAGGACCGCAGAGCCCGAGCATTTCGATGACGTGGCGCGCTCGCTCGCATCGGGCAAGATCGAGCGTAACGTTTCGACTTCCGGTTCCATCTGTGATGCGATCATCACACCGCAGCCCGGCAACATCACTTTCCCTATTCTGGCCAAGCTTTGCGGAAAAGGCGTTGCCGTGACCGATGAGGAAGCGTTGCGGGCCATGGTGCTTGCCTTCAACCGGCTGAAGATTGTCATTGAACCCGGCGGCGCCGTGGCTCTTGCGGCAGCGCTGTTTCATGGCCGCGAGCTGGAGAGCGATACGGTGATTGCGGTTGCCTCGGGGGGCAATGTCGATCCCGCGATCATGGCGGATGCGCTGTCCCGCTTTGGCTGA
- a CDS encoding FadR/GntR family transcriptional regulator has translation MTLEFNQIHRNDHLPGRIAAEIAREINDSKLGPGDRLPTEHVLAKTFGVSRSVIREAIAQLRNEGFVETRQGVGAFVTDPRQRLSIRIERSRLNDPDNFRDLFQLRMPLEIEAAGLAALHRSPQQLTRLAAALEKMKTADDWSTEGVAADLDFHRILAEATENEYFLMFLGFIAERISSAINIAFSRAVFGEILEVTIAEHVAIYEAVEKADATAAKNAMRKHLIGAASRVNLELDIF, from the coding sequence ATGACGCTGGAGTTCAATCAGATACATCGCAACGATCATCTGCCCGGCCGTATCGCCGCCGAGATCGCGCGCGAAATCAATGATTCGAAACTCGGTCCGGGCGACAGGCTGCCGACGGAACATGTTCTGGCAAAAACCTTCGGCGTCAGCCGCTCGGTCATTCGCGAGGCGATCGCGCAATTGCGCAATGAAGGCTTCGTCGAAACCCGCCAGGGCGTGGGCGCATTCGTCACCGATCCCCGCCAGAGACTGTCCATCCGGATCGAGCGCTCCCGCCTCAATGATCCGGACAATTTCCGCGACCTCTTTCAGCTTCGCATGCCGCTGGAAATAGAAGCGGCAGGGCTTGCAGCATTGCACCGCAGCCCGCAGCAGCTGACGCGGCTGGCCGCGGCGCTGGAAAAAATGAAGACCGCCGACGACTGGTCTACCGAAGGTGTTGCCGCCGATCTCGACTTTCACCGTATTCTGGCGGAAGCGACTGAAAACGAATATTTCCTGATGTTCCTCGGCTTCATCGCGGAACGCATCAGTTCCGCCATCAACATCGCTTTCTCCCGCGCGGTGTTCGGTGAAATTCTTGAGGTGACGATCGCCGAACATGTGGCGATCTACGAAGCCGTCGAGAAGGCCGATGCGACCGCAGCCAAGAATGCCATGCGCAAACATCTGATCGGCGCGGCAAGCCGGGTCAATCTGGAACTGGATATATTCTGA
- a CDS encoding NAD(P)/FAD-dependent oxidoreductase — MTDIDAIIIGAGVIGLAAARELSMRGLSVIILESEKEFGSATSSRNSEVIHAGLYYPSGSLKARLCVEGKKKLYAFCQSHGVAHRRCGKLIVAAEEAETALLAALKDKGEANGCEDLELIDGHEALSLEPALACGAALFSPSTGIIDSHGYMLALLGEAEDHGAALALNAPFERAEPISEGFRVHVGGREPMSLTCRLLVNSAGLVAPMVAKEIAGLPAHAIPQPRFAKGSYFSLTGKSPFSRLIYPAPHTHGLGVHLTLDLAGQARFGPDVEWVESIDYAVNPRRMEGFGEAIRRYWPGLPEDALIPAYSGIRPKISGPDEPAMDFRIDGPETHGLAGLVNLFGIESPGLTASLAIAAEVAARLKD, encoded by the coding sequence ATGACGGATATCGACGCCATCATCATCGGCGCAGGGGTAATCGGGCTTGCGGCGGCCCGTGAGCTTTCAATGCGCGGCCTTTCCGTCATCATCCTCGAAAGTGAGAAGGAATTCGGCTCCGCGACCTCCTCCCGCAACAGTGAGGTCATTCACGCCGGGCTCTATTATCCATCTGGAAGCCTCAAGGCCCGCCTCTGTGTCGAGGGTAAAAAGAAGCTCTATGCCTTCTGTCAAAGCCATGGTGTTGCACACCGCCGCTGCGGCAAGCTCATCGTGGCTGCAGAGGAGGCTGAGACGGCCCTGCTGGCCGCACTCAAGGACAAGGGTGAGGCGAACGGCTGCGAAGATCTGGAACTGATCGATGGGCATGAGGCGCTTTCGCTCGAACCCGCCCTCGCCTGCGGGGCAGCCCTGTTTTCGCCCTCAACCGGCATCATCGACAGCCATGGCTATATGCTGGCATTGCTCGGCGAGGCGGAAGACCACGGCGCGGCTCTTGCCTTGAATGCTCCCTTCGAAAGGGCGGAGCCGATCAGCGAGGGTTTCCGGGTCCATGTCGGTGGCAGGGAGCCCATGAGCCTGACATGCCGGCTGCTCGTCAATTCCGCCGGCCTCGTCGCACCCATGGTGGCAAAAGAGATCGCGGGATTGCCGGCCCATGCCATTCCGCAGCCGCGTTTTGCCAAGGGCAGCTATTTTTCGCTGACGGGCAAGTCGCCGTTTTCACGGCTGATCTATCCGGCACCGCACACCCACGGCCTCGGCGTGCATCTCACTCTCGATCTTGCCGGTCAGGCCCGGTTCGGCCCTGACGTGGAATGGGTCGAGAGCATCGACTACGCCGTCAATCCCCGCCGCATGGAGGGTTTCGGCGAGGCGATCCGCCGCTATTGGCCGGGCCTTCCCGAGGACGCCCTGATCCCCGCCTATTCCGGCATCAGGCCGAAGATTTCCGGCCCCGACGAACCCGCCATGGATTTCCGTATCGACGGACCGGAGACCCACGGACTTGCCGGCCTCGTCAACCTGTTCGGCATCGAAAGCCCCGGCCTCACCGCCTCGCTGGCGATTGCCGCAGAGGTTGCGGCTCGGCTCAAGGACTGA
- a CDS encoding FAD-binding oxidoreductase codes for MTIVSEHDIEELRFSLKNRLGEALLLTSQEDMLRYCRDWHGDVTSSAVAVIRPRSTEEVSDTVRACAELGLAIIPQGGNTGLVLGGIPDAPGHQIVLSLERMNAIRTIDGDDFSAVVEAGCILSEFKDAVQDKGMFFPLSLGAQGSCRIGGNVSTNAGGINVLRYGMTRELVLGLEVVLPDGTVWNGLSTLRKDNRGIDLKQLFIGAEGTLGIITAVAVKLYPNPEHVETALLGLNSLDDAIKLYRRARRECCDLMSAFEFMPPVAFTLAIEAIPDLRMPIAGDYPAYVLMEISGSGLVDTADLMGRFLEGVMEDGLVLDGVIASSRAQAQSLWLFREGMNEGQALRGSHMRTDISVPLSKLSAFVAEAEAELAEKLPECLAVSYGHVGDGNVHLNVLPPNGATPEEREAFIYKSKTLVNEVLDRYVGSISAEHGIGRLKRSDFESRLSDVQRRMITGLKNAFDPDLRMNPGCQISLQPDS; via the coding sequence ATGACGATCGTGAGTGAACACGATATCGAGGAACTGCGGTTCTCGCTGAAGAACAGGCTGGGCGAGGCCCTGTTGCTGACATCGCAGGAAGACATGCTGCGCTATTGCCGCGACTGGCACGGCGACGTCACCAGCTCGGCCGTGGCCGTCATCCGTCCCCGCTCGACCGAGGAAGTGTCCGACACGGTGCGTGCCTGCGCCGAACTTGGCCTCGCCATCATCCCCCAGGGCGGCAATACCGGCCTGGTGCTCGGCGGTATTCCGGATGCGCCCGGGCATCAGATCGTGCTGAGCCTTGAACGCATGAACGCCATCCGCACCATAGATGGCGACGATTTTTCCGCCGTCGTGGAAGCGGGCTGCATTCTCTCGGAATTCAAGGACGCCGTTCAGGACAAGGGCATGTTCTTCCCGCTGTCGCTCGGCGCACAGGGCAGCTGCCGTATCGGCGGCAATGTCTCCACCAATGCCGGTGGCATTAATGTCTTGCGTTATGGCATGACCCGCGAGCTGGTACTGGGCCTCGAAGTGGTGCTGCCGGATGGCACCGTCTGGAACGGGCTGTCGACGCTGCGCAAGGACAATCGTGGCATTGACCTGAAGCAGCTCTTCATCGGCGCGGAAGGAACGCTCGGCATCATCACCGCCGTTGCCGTCAAGCTCTACCCCAATCCGGAACATGTCGAAACGGCGCTGCTCGGCCTCAATTCGCTTGACGATGCCATCAAGCTCTACCGCCGCGCCCGCCGCGAATGCTGCGACCTGATGTCCGCCTTCGAATTCATGCCGCCGGTGGCCTTCACACTGGCGATCGAGGCAATCCCCGACCTCAGGATGCCGATCGCCGGCGATTACCCGGCCTATGTGCTGATGGAAATTTCCGGCTCCGGTCTGGTGGATACCGCCGATCTGATGGGCCGCTTCCTCGAGGGCGTCATGGAAGACGGTCTGGTACTGGACGGCGTCATCGCCTCCTCGCGGGCGCAGGCGCAGTCGTTGTGGCTTTTCCGTGAGGGCATGAACGAGGGTCAGGCGCTGCGCGGCAGCCATATGCGTACCGACATTTCGGTGCCGCTTTCGAAACTTTCGGCTTTCGTGGCCGAGGCGGAAGCCGAACTTGCGGAAAAACTGCCGGAATGCCTTGCGGTTTCCTATGGCCATGTCGGTGACGGCAACGTCCATCTCAACGTCCTGCCACCCAATGGTGCGACACCGGAGGAGCGTGAGGCGTTCATCTACAAGTCCAAGACACTCGTCAACGAGGTCCTCGACCGTTACGTCGGCAGTATCAGCGCCGAACACGGCATCGGCCGTCTCAAGCGCTCCGATTTCGAAAGCCGGCTATCGGATGTGCAGCGCCGGATGATCACGGGTTTGAAAAATGCCTTCGACCCCGATTTGCGGATGAATCCCGGTTGCCAGATAAGCCTGCAACCGGATAGCTAA
- a CDS encoding M20 aminoacylase family protein: protein MTRQTANVTSFANHMPDVVAIRHHLHRHPEIGLSEFKTSDFIAEKLVEMGYEVTRGLAGTGIVATLRNGDSTRTLGIRADIDALPIHEETGAEYASANQGVMHACGHDGHTAMLLGAAKIIAERRNFEGTLHLIFQPAEENFGGARIMIEDGLFDRFPCDAVFALHNDPGVPFGQFVLRDGPILAAVDECRITVNGYGGHGAEPQDAADPIVAGASIIMALQTVVSRNIHPQLSAVVTVGAFHAGAASNVIPETAEMLLTIRSFDAGVRDELEKRIRAIAEGQAASYGMSVTIDYERGYNATVNHKAETDYVADLARRFAGAEKVAEMQRPSMGAEDFAYMLEKRPGCYFFLGTARTDNDPPLHHPKFDFNDDILPIGTAFWVDLAEDYLKA from the coding sequence ATGACCAGACAGACCGCCAACGTCACCTCTTTTGCCAACCACATGCCGGATGTGGTGGCGATCCGCCATCACCTGCACCGCCATCCCGAAATCGGCCTTTCCGAATTCAAGACGTCGGATTTCATCGCCGAAAAGCTGGTGGAAATGGGCTATGAGGTGACGCGAGGGCTCGCCGGGACCGGCATCGTCGCCACGCTGCGCAATGGCGACAGCACACGCACGCTCGGCATCCGTGCTGATATCGACGCCCTGCCGATCCACGAGGAAACCGGGGCGGAATATGCAAGCGCCAATCAGGGTGTAATGCATGCCTGCGGCCATGACGGCCACACCGCCATGCTTCTGGGGGCGGCAAAGATCATTGCCGAACGCCGGAATTTCGAGGGAACGCTGCATCTTATCTTCCAGCCCGCGGAAGAGAATTTCGGCGGCGCGCGCATCATGATCGAGGACGGCCTGTTTGACCGCTTCCCCTGCGATGCGGTTTTTGCCCTGCATAACGATCCCGGCGTGCCCTTCGGGCAATTCGTGCTGCGCGACGGGCCGATCCTTGCCGCCGTCGACGAGTGCAGGATCACCGTCAACGGTTATGGCGGCCACGGTGCCGAACCGCAGGATGCGGCAGACCCCATCGTTGCCGGCGCAAGCATCATCATGGCGCTGCAGACCGTGGTGTCCCGCAACATCCATCCGCAACTGTCGGCCGTCGTCACCGTGGGCGCATTCCACGCCGGTGCGGCGAGCAACGTCATTCCCGAAACGGCAGAGATGCTTCTTACCATCCGCTCCTTCGATGCCGGCGTCCGCGACGAGCTGGAAAAGCGCATCCGGGCGATAGCGGAAGGTCAAGCGGCGAGCTACGGCATGAGCGTCACCATCGATTACGAGCGCGGCTATAATGCAACCGTCAACCACAAGGCGGAAACGGACTATGTCGCCGATCTCGCCCGCCGTTTTGCCGGCGCTGAAAAGGTGGCCGAGATGCAGCGCCCGTCCATGGGCGCGGAAGACTTCGCCTATATGCTGGAAAAACGGCCCGGCTGTTATTTCTTCCTCGGCACGGCGCGCACCGACAACGACCCGCCGCTGCACCATCCGAAATTCGACTTCAATGACGACATCCTGCCGATCGGAACGGCTTTCTGGGTCGATCTGGCCGAGGATTACCTCAAGGCGTGA
- a CDS encoding IlvD/Edd family dehydratase, translated as MSDDKAPMRRLRSQDWFDNPDHLDMTALYLERFMNYGVTPEELRSGKPVIGIAQSGSDLTPCNRVHVELVKRVRDGIRDAGGIPIEFPTHPMFENCKRPTAALDRNLAYLSLVEVLYGYPLDGVVLTTGCDKTTPSALMAASTVDIPAIVLSGGPMLDGYHDGDLVGSGTVIWRMRRKYGAGEITREEFLQAALESAPSVGHCNTMGTASTMNAMAEALGMSLTGCGAIPAAYRERGQMAYRTGRRAVELVVENIKPSDIMTREAFLNAIRVNSAIGGSTNAQPHLAAMAKHAGVELREEDWQVHGYDIPLLANVQPAGKWLGEKYHRAGGTPAIMWELLQAGRLDGNCPTVTGRTMAENLEGRESTDRDVILPYDRPLKERAGFLVLKGNLFDFAIMKTSVISAEFRQRYLSEPGREGIFEGKCVVFDGSEDYHARINDPALDIDERTILVIRGAGPLGWPGSAEVVNMQPPDALLKKGITSLPTIGDGRQSGTADSPSILNASPESAAGGGLAWLRTGDVIRIDFNKGECNALVPEAELEARKADGIPAVPADATPWQRIYRQSVTQLSDGAVLEGAADFRRIAEKMPRHNH; from the coding sequence ATGAGCGACGACAAGGCACCCATGCGCCGCCTGCGATCCCAGGACTGGTTCGACAATCCCGACCATCTCGACATGACAGCGCTCTATCTGGAGCGCTTCATGAATTATGGTGTGACGCCGGAGGAGCTGCGTTCCGGCAAGCCGGTCATCGGCATCGCCCAGAGCGGCAGCGATCTGACGCCCTGCAACCGCGTCCATGTGGAACTGGTCAAGCGGGTGCGGGACGGTATCCGCGATGCGGGCGGCATTCCCATCGAGTTTCCGACCCATCCGATGTTCGAAAACTGCAAGCGCCCGACGGCGGCGCTTGACCGCAATCTTGCGTATCTCAGCCTCGTGGAAGTGCTCTACGGTTATCCGCTCGACGGCGTCGTTCTGACCACGGGCTGCGACAAGACCACGCCTTCAGCGCTGATGGCGGCAAGCACGGTGGATATTCCGGCCATTGTCCTTTCCGGCGGCCCGATGCTCGACGGTTATCACGACGGCGATCTGGTTGGTTCCGGCACGGTGATCTGGCGCATGCGCCGCAAATACGGCGCCGGTGAAATCACCCGTGAGGAGTTTCTGCAGGCGGCGCTCGAATCCGCTCCTTCCGTCGGCCATTGCAACACCATGGGCACCGCTTCCACCATGAACGCCATGGCGGAGGCGCTCGGCATGTCGCTCACCGGCTGTGGCGCGATCCCGGCCGCTTACCGTGAACGCGGCCAGATGGCCTATCGCACCGGGCGCCGCGCCGTCGAACTGGTTGTCGAGAACATCAAGCCTTCCGATATCATGACGCGCGAGGCGTTTTTGAACGCGATCCGCGTCAATTCGGCGATTGGCGGTTCCACCAACGCCCAGCCGCATCTGGCGGCAATGGCCAAACATGCCGGTGTTGAACTTCGCGAGGAGGACTGGCAGGTCCACGGTTACGACATTCCGCTGCTGGCCAACGTTCAGCCGGCCGGCAAATGGCTGGGTGAGAAATACCACCGCGCCGGCGGCACGCCCGCCATCATGTGGGAGCTTCTGCAGGCCGGCAGGCTCGACGGAAACTGTCCGACCGTGACCGGCAGGACTATGGCGGAAAATCTCGAAGGGCGGGAATCGACTGACCGCGACGTGATCCTGCCTTACGACAGGCCGCTCAAGGAACGGGCCGGTTTCCTGGTTCTCAAGGGCAATCTGTTCGACTTTGCCATCATGAAGACGAGCGTGATTTCGGCGGAATTCCGGCAACGTTATCTGAGCGAGCCGGGCCGCGAGGGGATTTTCGAGGGTAAATGCGTTGTTTTCGATGGTTCGGAAGACTATCACGCCCGCATCAACGACCCGGCGCTGGATATCGATGAGCGCACCATCCTTGTCATTCGCGGAGCCGGTCCGCTCGGCTGGCCAGGTTCGGCTGAGGTCGTCAACATGCAGCCGCCGGATGCGCTGTTGAAAAAAGGTATTACCAGCCTGCCGACAATCGGCGACGGGCGGCAATCGGGAACGGCCGACAGCCCGTCAATCCTCAACGCCTCGCCGGAAAGTGCGGCTGGCGGCGGGCTGGCATGGTTGCGCACCGGCGATGTGATCCGCATCGACTTCAACAAAGGTGAGTGCAATGCGCTGGTGCCGGAGGCGGAACTGGAAGCGCGCAAGGCCGACGGCATTCCTGCTGTACCGGCGGATGCAACGCCCTGGCAGCGTATCTACCGTCAATCGGTGACCCAGCTTTCGGATGGCGCGGTTCTGGAAGGGGCTGCGGATTTCCGCAGGATCGCCGAGAAGATGCCCCGGCATAATCACTGA
- a CDS encoding NAD(P)-dependent oxidoreductase — translation MNVGGEEKKRSVAFIGTGLMGGPMARRLLGAGFSVTVWNRSVDKAEALVADGAVLAASPAEAAKGADIVITMLSDGTAVGEVLFAAGVADALKKGAVVIDSSSIAPPIAREHSSRLEALGIHHVDAPVSGGVPGATAGTLAIMAGGDEALISGLADVFAPMGRLTYVGPSGAGQLCKLANQQIVAITIGAVAEAMMLVEAGGASREGFRNAIRGGFAESRILELHGERMVKRNFVPGGPSKFQLKDLNGVLAMAKDMSLTLPLTQQVTREFDDFVGDGGADIDHSGILLYLEKLNNREQG, via the coding sequence ATGAATGTTGGCGGGGAGGAGAAGAAGCGGTCTGTTGCCTTCATCGGCACGGGCCTGATGGGTGGGCCGATGGCCCGGCGACTGCTGGGCGCAGGCTTTTCGGTCACGGTCTGGAACCGCAGTGTCGACAAGGCTGAAGCTCTTGTCGCCGATGGTGCGGTTCTGGCGGCATCTCCTGCGGAGGCCGCCAAGGGTGCTGATATCGTCATCACCATGCTGAGCGACGGCACGGCCGTGGGCGAGGTGCTGTTTGCGGCCGGCGTGGCCGACGCGCTTAAAAAAGGTGCTGTGGTGATCGATAGCAGTTCGATTGCGCCGCCGATTGCGCGCGAACATTCCTCGCGGCTTGAGGCGCTCGGCATTCATCACGTCGATGCCCCAGTCTCCGGCGGTGTGCCGGGGGCCACTGCCGGCACGCTTGCCATCATGGCTGGCGGGGATGAGGCGCTGATCTCGGGTCTTGCGGATGTCTTCGCGCCAATGGGCCGGCTGACCTATGTCGGTCCCTCGGGTGCCGGTCAGCTCTGCAAGCTCGCCAACCAGCAGATCGTCGCCATTACGATCGGCGCGGTTGCCGAGGCGATGATGCTGGTGGAAGCGGGCGGCGCATCCCGCGAAGGTTTCCGCAATGCCATCCGCGGCGGTTTTGCCGAAAGCCGGATTCTGGAGTTGCATGGCGAACGCATGGTGAAGCGCAATTTCGTGCCGGGCGGTCCGTCCAAGTTCCAGCTCAAGGACCTGAACGGCGTGCTGGCAATGGCGAAGGATATGTCGCTCACATTACCGCTGACTCAGCAGGTGACGCGGGAATTCGATGACTTTGTGGGTGATGGCGGGGCCGATATCGACCATAGCGGCATCCTGCTTTACCTCGAAAAACTCAACAACCGGGAACAGGGCTGA